From a single uncultured Methanobrevibacter sp. genomic region:
- a CDS encoding (5-formylfuran-3-yl)methyl phosphate synthase, which yields MLLLISPINREEALESIEGGADIVDVKNPKEGSLGANFPWVIKEIRELTPEDKLVSATLGDVPYKPGTVSLAAMGAHVSGADYIKVGLYGTKDHDEAVEVMENVVKTVKDISEDTIIVAAGYADAHRVGAVDPMEIPKVAKDAGCDLAMLDTAVKDGHTLFDYLDLDKLKEFVEEAHGYGLMTALAGSVKKDQLKPLHDIGCDVVGIRGAACVGGDRNTGKIHHTAVAELKELIDSF from the coding sequence ATGCTTCTATTAATAAGTCCTATAAATCGTGAAGAAGCTCTCGAATCTATTGAAGGTGGAGCAGACATTGTTGATGTAAAAAACCCTAAGGAAGGTTCACTTGGTGCAAATTTCCCTTGGGTAATAAAAGAAATCAGAGAATTGACTCCTGAAGACAAGCTTGTAAGTGCTACTTTGGGAGATGTGCCTTACAAACCGGGTACTGTTTCACTTGCAGCAATGGGAGCTCACGTATCAGGGGCAGATTACATTAAAGTTGGATTATATGGAACAAAAGACCATGACGAAGCAGTTGAAGTTATGGAAAATGTAGTAAAAACTGTAAAAGATATTAGCGAAGATACAATTATTGTAGCAGCAGGATATGCAGACGCTCACCGTGTCGGCGCTGTTGATCCTATGGAAATTCCAAAAGTTGCAAAAGATGCAGGCTGCGACCTTGCAATGCTGGATACTGCTGTTAAAGATGGTCACACATTATTTGATTACTTAGATTTAGACAAATTAAAAGAATTCGTAGAAGAAGCTCACGGATACGGCTTGATGACTGCACTTGCAGGTTCCGTTAAAAAAGACCAGTTAAAACCATTGCATGACATCGGCTGTGACGTTGTTGGTATTAGAGGAGCTGCATGTGTAGGCGGTGACAGAAACACTGGTAAAATACATCACACTGCTGTAGCTGAGCTCAAAGAATTAATTGATTCATTTTAA